From the Hoplias malabaricus isolate fHopMal1 chromosome 6, fHopMal1.hap1, whole genome shotgun sequence genome, the window ACACCTGATTGATCAGAAAACGTGTCTAAATCTCCTTTAATGTTCCGCAGTGACGTTTACACCGTTTTAATGAACTGCTTCCGTGAAAGAACTATTTTATAGGGCTCTGAATGTACCTTGatttcatattttctgtgaCACGCAGTTGTTTCTTTGACTCCTTTTTGAAGATGTTTTTCTGCTAACGGCAGTTTAAAACCAGCACTGGTGTGAGATGgtggtaaagtgtgtttctaggtgcacacacacattttacaggCCCTGCATTTATTAATGAAACAGATGAAATGCAGCAAGCTGAAACACTGCTGCTGCAGATAATGGTTTTAACGTCCTGTTGCAAGTGTTTCTCAAAACCACCGTTGGAACTATCGAGGCGACTTGCTGAGTCCTAGCCATCGTTAAACGACACGGGTTTTTCTCCAAACCGTAGTTCCACCAAACGTTCACAAACAAAGTGGGTAAGTCGTGGAGTTGGAACTACAGCTTTAGACCTGTGTTTAGAAGCTCAGCTCCTGGTGACTACGTCATCGATGACGGAGGACACAGCAGATATACGTTTGTAAATTATAAACACAGTAATATAACATTTACCTATGatttaatcaaaaataatttaaacattattttaaataactcCCAAAATATTAATCAAAAATGACTGTGAACCACATGAAGCCTctataaaaattaaatgttactgttttattgtttacctttaatttaatttacacaACGATTATAAAAAATGTCTGAAAAACATATAAATCCCTGGTCTTCATACAGTCATCATTTAACCCCTGGCTTTAAAGACCTCATCATGGTTTTTAAGAGTTTATACCTGGTGTTTTTAACTGTGAATGACCATTATGAAGTACATAGTGTGAGCTCAGAGATAAGTTTTAATCAAAGGAACAGAAGAGCAGTGTTTAAGGATCAGCAGCGTTCATTCCCCACTGTGTTATTGTTGTATTATGGTGCACTCATTATACGACCAGCTCATTAACACAAATAAAGAGCAATATCAATGACTCTCTGGTGGGTGGGGGACACTGGGTCTGAGGAGCTATACACTGCACTGGGAGCAGGTGCTTCAAAGCCCCTGGGTCTGGGTGTGAGGGCCTCTGTGTAGGAGGCAGTAGGATGGAGCAGGTGAGCTCCCAGACTGAGGGGATTCTGGGATCCAGGGTGGGGGTGTGGTTCTATAGAGAACCctaaacacttgaagaacctttcgtatgattaaaggtttctttgcctcatgaaagtgttcttctgactgatggagaatgagCTGTGGATGGTTTTATAGAGCAAcgtttagaaaagggttctctGCGGCACAAATAAGTGTTCTTCTATTGTTATGATTTCAAGGTTGTAACAATAAAGGAACCATTTATGGCGCCGTACAGAAGCCTCTTCTACAAGGTGctctatagaaccatctacagcacattctccatcaatctgaagaacactttcatgatgTTCATCAAGTTCTcaaggttctatatagaaccattgtctttactaaagaacccattgtagaaccatcatttttaagtgtgagaTTAGGGCATAAACATAGAGCAGTTATTTTCTCACAGATTTCCCCCCCTGCTCTACACTGctctacactacacaactcAGAGGTCAAAGGTTCAAACAAAGCATGAAAAAAGACAGAGTACAACTGGCACTTTAACTGTaccatttatgtgtgtgtgtgtgtgtgtgtgtgaatagatGTTATCATGTTGGTATGTACTACAAATATATATCAGAAGAGGCAACATTACAGAAGCCCTGAAGTACAAGAGGAAAAATAAACTttaatgtacaggggttggacaatgaaagtgaaacacctggttttagaccacagcaATTTatcagtgtggtgtagggcctccttttgcggccgatacagcgtcagttcatcttgggaatgacatacacaagtcctgcacagtggtcagagggatttgaagccattcttcttgcaggatagtggccaggtctctacgtgatgctggtggaggaaaacgtttcctgactcgctcctccacaacaccccaaagtggctcaataatatttagatctggtgactgtgcaggccatgggagatgttcaacttcactttcatgttcatcaaaccagtctttcaccagtctcgctgtgtgtattggtgcattgtcgtcctgatacacggcaccgccttcaggacacagtgtttgaaccattggatgcacatggtcctccagaatggttcggtagtccttggcagtgacgcgcccatctagcacaggtgttgggccaagggaatgtcatgatacggcagcccaaaccatcactgatccacccccatgcttcactctgggcatgcaacagtctggtggtacgcttcttcgaggcttctccacaccgtaactctcccggacgTGGGGAAAACattaaaggtggactcatcagagaacaatacaggtttcacattgtccacagcccaagatttgcgctccttgcaccattgaaactgatGTTTGTCATTggcgtgagtgaccaaaggtttggctacagcaACCCGGCTGTGTGTATTGACCCCGTGGAGCTCCccacggacagttctggtggaaacaggagagttgaggtgcacatttaattctgctgtgatttgggcagccgtggttttatgttttttggatacaatccgggtcagcacccgaacatccctttcagacagcttcctcttgcgtccacagtgaatcctgttggatgtgtttcgtccttcttggtggtacaCTTacgttaccctggataccgtggctcttgatacatcacaaagacttgctgtcttggtcacagatgcgccagcaagacgtgcaccaacaatttgtctgAGTACTGAGCAAAGCGTGTGTTTAAAATCTACATGTTTACTGTTAAAGTGAGGACTCCAAAGAAAACTGGTCATGTGACACTACAGGCTCCGGGACTCAATAGCGGCAAAACAAAGTGAGGACTGGGGTTTTGGTCCCCACTTCGAAAAATgtcctcacacacattctctctctctctctctctctctcacacacacacacacacacacctcacacattcgctctctcacacacacatcacacacattctctctctctcacacacacacacatcatctctctctctctcacacacacacacacatcatctctctctctctctcacacacacacacacatcatctctctctctctctctctcacacacacacacacatctctctctctctcacacacacacatcatctctctctctctctctctctctctctctctctctctcacacacacacaaacccacctcacacattctctctctcacacacacactctcttgctcgctcacacacacacctcacacacattctctctctctctcgcacacacacctcacacattctctctctcaaacacattatctctctcgctctctctctctctcccacacacacacacacacacacatatctcactcacacacacacgcacacatctcacacacacacacacacatacacaaagagaTCAGTGTTTACtccacatcacacactcgcactgATGATCCAGTCCAAAGAGTAAACCCAGCGTAGAGGggctcagtgaatgtggtggttagtgtgtgtaagtgtgtgagtgtgtgtgtgttgggggggatggtgtagaaggacagagtgccccCCTCCCAGTCCAGATACACCCCCACTCTgttagagggagagggaggggcagggatcttagttttctgtttattgtggaggagagagaaactGTTCCCAACACACTCCAGCCTCCAGGAGTTTTTATTGTGTCCAAATCTACACTCAGCTCCTCTTCCTTTCCTCTGGATTCCTCCGTACGACACTGAGATAGAAACATTCCCGCTCCactccacctcccagtaacagcgtccagtcCAACTCTCCACACTCAGAACCTGCTTCCAATAATCAAATCTCTCCGGACGATCTGGATACGACtgactctctctcctctccaccttcctgtttccctccgacagagagagataagtgtgggctgtgtttggatccagagtgaca encodes:
- the LOC136700271 gene encoding stonustoxin subunit beta-like, with protein sequence MTWLVTLDPNTAHTYLSLSEGNRKVERRESQSYPDRPERFDYWKQVLSVESWTGRCYWEVEWSGNVSISVSYGGIQRKGRGAECRFGHNKNSWRLECVGNSFSLLHNKQKTKIPAPPSPSNRVGVYLDWEGGTLSFYTIPPNTHTLTHLHTLTTTFTEPLYAGFTLWTGSSVRVCDVE